From the genome of Lutzomyia longipalpis isolate SR_M1_2022 chromosome 2, ASM2433408v1, one region includes:
- the LOC129788861 gene encoding uncharacterized protein LOC129788861, with amino-acid sequence MNPSRNSQQLKQDVVEDDELSCDGEESCDEMERKVAVLNAATEAKWEKYRELLKFNFELSNIHEESAYLEEKIRKKYGLFSDQLGNQFSVINFTGDFLAAELKDLEGKKKQLDATAEDVESAMKALKVAKKTQKSVDNNVGRLEEVKDRLRAKLKKVTDRNSALKNELEKRQNYTEEDLEEISEKIHAKTKNIADMKKQMKALKVELANVNSQIKEKEELNAALDAADRAKMDTLLRKVKHQREERSTLLNIALTEEMKVIKELREKNAQLDRKITQKQIESDEMKKHLEEENKQVRKAIDERKLDITIMEEEISKARQRKEALQDVLKDDALSKVQEKIQNVTASIAQLQEHRINMETSFLERQLQEPSRYSDSSGHNNIIAWMRDIQSPPSNNVTNNEEDNEDPTIDCEVSSTYQAEDNFDFK; translated from the exons ATGAATCCCTCAAGAAATTCTCAGCAGCTGAAGCAGGATGTAGTGGAGGACGATGAGCTTAGCTGCGATGGAGAGGAAAGCTGCGATGAAATGGAGAGAAAAGTTGCCGTATTGAATGCTGCTACGGAGGCGAAATGGGAAAAGTACCGTGAGCTTCTAAAGTTCAACTTTGAGCTTTCCAATATTCACGAGGAGAGCGCATATTTGGAAgagaaaatcaggaaaaa GTACGGCTTGTTTTCCGATCAGTTGGGAAATCAATTCAGTGTTATCAATTTCACGGGAGATTTCCTTGCTGCGGAGCTGAAGGACTTGGAAGGAAAGAAGAAGCAATTGGATGCTACTGCCGAAGACGTGGAATCTGCAATGAAGGCTCTCaaagtggcaaaaaaaacCCAGAAGAGCGTTGACAACAATGTCGGGCGTCTAGAAGAAGTAAAGGATCGTCTTCGTGCAAAGCTGAAGAAGGTAACCGATAGGAATTCTGCATTGAAGAATGAACTGGAGAAGAGGCAGAATTACACTGAGGAAGATCTTGAGGAGATTTCAGAGAAGATTCACGCAAAGACGAAGAATATTGCGGACATGAAGAAGCAAATGAAGGCACTGAAAGTCGAGCTGGCAAATGTTAATTCGCAGATAAAGGAAAAGGAAGAATTAAATGCGGCCCTTGATGCAGCTGATAGAGCTAAAATGGATACTCTCCTGCGTAAAGTCAAACATCAACGTGAAGAGCGATCGACCTTGTTGAACATTGCGTTGACGGAGGAGATGAAAGTGATAAAGGAGTTGCGAGAGAAGAATGCTCAGCTCGATAGGAAGATTACACAGAAGCAGATCGAAAGTGATGAGATGAAGAAACATCTCGAAGAGGAGAACAAGCAAGTGCGCAAAGCTATTGACGAGAGGAAGCTTGATATCACAATTATGGAGGAAGAGATTTCTAAGGCTCGCCAGCGCAAGGAAGCATTGCAGGATGTTCTTAAGGATGATGCACTATCGAAGGTTCAGGAGAAAATTCAGAATGTCACTGCCAGCATTGCGCAACTCCAAGAGCACAGAATTAACATGGAGACGAGTTTCCTCGAACGACAGTTGCAAGAACCATCGAGGTACTCCGATAGTTCCGGTCACAACAACATCATTGCTTGGATGCGAGATATCCAGTCTCCTCCATCCAACAATGTGACCAACAATGAGGAAGACAATGAG GATCCCACCATAGATTGCGAGGTCTCCTCAACTTACCAAGCCGAAGATAATTTTGactttaagtaa
- the LOC129788862 gene encoding ATP synthase subunit delta, mitochondrial, with translation MPLLLRGARMLATRGTRFLQSRGYADEMKLTFAAANQVFYDDLEVRQIDVPTFSGSFGILPNHVPTLAVLQPGVVQVYEKDGASKKFFVSSGTVTVNNDSSVQVLAEEAHPLESLDASACREVLQASQQQLSSAQNDVAKAEAAIAVETAEALVKAVQ, from the exons ATGCCACTTCTTCTGCGAGGAGCCCGTATGCTGGCCACGCGTGGAACGCGTTTCCTGCAATCTCGTGGCTATGCTGATGAAATGAAACTCACATTTGCGGCTGCAAATCAAGTTTTCTACGACGACCTGGAAGTCCGGCAGATTGACGTGCCCACCTTCAGTGGGAGCTTCGGTATTCTCCCCAATCACGTACCAACATTGGCTGTCTTGCAACCCGGTGTGGTGCAGGTGTATGAGAAGGATGGTGCTTCGAAGAAGTTCTTCGTCTCCAGTGGCACCGTCACCGTCAACAATGACTCTTCCGTACAAGTTCTCGCCGAAGAAGCACATCCCCTTGAAAGTCTCGATGCTAGTGCTTGCCGTGAGGTTCTTCAGGCATCCCAGCAGCAGTTGTCTTCAGCTCAGAATGATGTG GCAAAAGCCGAAGCAGCGATTGCAGTGGAAACGGCGGAAGCTCTCGTGAAGGCTGTCCAGTAA
- the LOC129788863 gene encoding uncharacterized protein LOC129788863 — translation MNKISKNKTDRYWGRYNCRNFIISDNLVTLITLILASQLLAIEASKKVAQRDLLPERNLIEKVPITPAQEINLEPQTPSNSSSKLDDVKPQDFPINSQIAIEHNLHVKITELLRQEILDQFKVINHDLQELSEELHPTKSNKKPLKEKSRKNSLILKLSKSLPIDETEMCEVEHSVLNNFQSELQASLNGTNQANSNTNCPLNDNTDTCEELIKLILCGYNHLKNAFDLATRSSAAVNECNMWKNKLEEYKEKSTRVLDDKITSLSQKYNLQIDNLKTDLQNLQNKANLYIKIIKEDGLEVCSFRIISGNIQDAVDKFKQLKDEFGSLEDFMIRSILKTIYSFERLENIMNFLRKLPDCSQDRISYPILYDLMQANNHLNSPEMLVLSGTLSQCMNSSELLTKVDANVLKILDSWANKIQKTNDHKQIIAFAKKYYSPFKTKLDELILKAYDKNLSNVEKILEFIRSLPYINHGIVGLDALFNGMSSNKHFDSYELVMLAYRIKEFMDMPNDPKGPQQNEHDNIIRKLKNNLPNSVQRLIWHGDECSVKNRAHNEYLFGSRIQLDSSRGKIFTWKEGVKTIESFWEFETEDNAKSFSMKNTHWDKYMYAANFSKNYARRWVLYWKEGGKVNQGFWKLKPVNNAKYFTIKNTKHDEYLYADGNKRQSHDSKRRGVYTWRNGDLKGVMVQEGQWEINC, via the coding sequence atgaataaaataagcaaaaataaaaccgATAGATATTGGGGTAGATATAATTgtagaaattttataatatcaGACAATTTAGTTACATTAATTACATTAATATTAGCAAGTCAATTATTAGCTATTGAAGCATCTAAGAAAGTAGCACAGAGAGATCTTCTTCCAGAAAGAAACTTAATTGAAAAAGTTCCCATAACACCTGCACAAGAAATTAATCTAGAACCTCAAACTCCCAGCAATTCTAGCTCTAAATTAGACGATGTCAAACCTCAAGATTTTCCTATTAATTCTCAAATTGCAATTGAACATAATCTTCATGTGAAAATTACTGAATTATTGCGACAAGAAATATTAGATCAATTTAAAGTAATCAATCATGATTTGCAGGAACTTTCTGAAGAACTTCATCCAACTAAAAGTAATAAGAAGCCCCTAAAGGAGAAATCtcgaaaaaattctttgatattaaaattatctaaatcTCTTCCAATAGATGAAACTGAAATGTGTGAAGTTGAACATTCtgttctaaataattttcaaagtgaGCTCCAAGCTTCATTGAATGGTACAAATCAAGCTAATAGTAATACAAACTGTCCTCTAAATGATAACACAGATACATGTgaggaattaataaaattgattctctGTGGTTACAATCAtcttaaaaatgcatttgattTGGCCACAAGGAGTAGTGCTGCCGTAAATGAATGTAACATGTGGAAGAATAAGTTGGAAGAGTACAAAGAAAAGTCTACGAGAGTTCTAGATGACAAAATAACATCTCTTTcccaaaaatacaatttgcaaatagataatttgaaaactgatttgcaaaatttgcaGAACAAAGCtaatttgtacataaaaataattaaggaagATGGACTTGAAGTTTGTTCCTTCAGAATTATTAGTGGAAATATCCAAGATGCTGTAGACAAGTTTAAGCAATTGAAAGATGAATTTGGGAGTTTAGAAGATTTCATGATACGTTCTATTCTAAAGACTATATATAGTTTTGAGAGattagaaaatataatgaattttctaagaaagCTTCCTGATTGCTCTCAAGATAGGATATCTTATCCAATTCTATACGACTTAATGCAAGCCAATAATCACTTAAATAGCCCAGAAATGTTGGTTCTCTCTGGAACTCTTTCACAATGCATGAATTCTTCAGAATTACTTACTAAAGTGGAtgcaaatgttttaaaaatcctCGATTCATGGGCAAACAAAATCCAGAAAACTAATGATCACAAACAAATAATTGCgtttgcaaagaaatattattctcCATTTAAAACCAAACTTGATGAACTCATACTAAAAGCATATGATAAAAATTTGAGTAATGTTGAAAAGATATTGGAATTTATTCGTAGTCTTCCTTATATCAATCATGGTATTGTAGGTCTTGATGCTCTTTTCAATGGAATGAGTAGTAATAAACATTTCGATAGTTATGAGTTAGTAATGTTGGCTTACAGGATTAAAGAATTCATGGATATGCCCAATGACCCCAAAGGCCCCCAACAAAATGAACATGATAATATTattagaaaactaaaaaacaaCCTACCTAATTCTGTGCAGCGCCTAATTTGGCATGGAGATGAATGTTCTGTAAAGAATAGAGCACATAATGAATATTTGTTTGGTAGTCGTATTCAACTTGATTCGAGCAGAGGTAAAATATTCACCTGGAAAGAGGGTGTTAAGACAATAGAAAGTTTTTGGGAATTTGAAACTGAAGATAATGCGAAAtcattctcaatgaaaaatactCATTGGGATAAATATATGTACGCAGctaattttagcaaaaattatGCTAGACGTTGGGTATTGTATTGGAAGGAAGGTGGTAAAGTTAATCAAGGATTTTGGAAATTGAAGCCTGTAAATAATGCTAAATActttacaattaaaaatacaaaacatgATGAATATTTATATGCTGATGGTAATAAGAGACAATCTCATGATTCAAAGAGAAGAGGAGTATATACGTGGAGGAATGGTGATCTAAAAGGTGTAATGGTACAAGAAGGTCAATGGGAgattaattgttaa